The Daucus carota subsp. sativus chromosome 2, DH1 v3.0, whole genome shotgun sequence genome includes a window with the following:
- the LOC108205803 gene encoding scarecrow-like protein 28, with protein MSTQRLELPCSFTRKETSRSQSIRPVVNLSIEKPAEARTSSCSLRKSISLPPLTSTGPVVFHDSKLEKKDEFRDKSKNRLKRFVDENFFDKDDSCISRAKKIRGSRKYDDSLEGGEKLCLDQLWFRQSFEVPTSVSQFSGLNPQQSPFSLLCSEEEETCFAPSKVTATTSPLPNNPWANSVVTEFPKLGERNVEPSQAIAKEASESSTSSGSDNNLENRLHEDANEHEIGNGSSPNNPNGSTGFVAGSSDDNGDHDGFELVSLLIACINAIDLKNIEGVNHFIAKLGELASPRGSSLSRLTAYFTEALALRVARVWPHIFYINTLCELNSAEEESGTALRLLNQISPIPQFIHFTANEVLLRGFEGKDRVHIIDFDIKQGLQWPSFFQSLAYRNNPPSHVRITGIGESKQDLIETGERLAGFARALNLQFEFHPVVDRLEDVRLWMLHVKEGECVAVNCIFQLHKMLYDGSGGILMDFMGLLRSTNPTVVVMAEQEADHNCHRLESRFYNSLKYYGAIFDSLDLCLPQDSLARIKIEEMFAREIKNIISCEGRDRLERHENFGKWRKLMETGGFRNIGITDREFLQSRMLLKMYSFDNFRVEKQQGHLDGCSALTLNWSDQPLYTVSAWAPLDIAGSSASHSQPS; from the coding sequence ATGAGCACACAGAGATTGGAGTTGCCATGTAGTTTCACGCGAAAAGAGACCTCAAGATCACAATCCATAAGGCCTGTTGTTAACCTTTCAATCGAGAAGCCAGCGGAAGCCAGGACAAGTAGTTGTTCTCTCAGGAAAAGTATTAGTCTTCCACCCTTGACAAGCACAGGTCCAGTTGTATTTCATGATAGTAAATTAGAGAAGAAGGATGAATTCCGGGATAAAAGCAAGAACAGATTGAAGAGGTTTGTGGATGAGAATTTCTTTGATAAGGATGATTCTTGTATTAGTAGAGCTAAGAAGATAAGGGGTAGCAGAAAGTATGATGATTCTTTAGAAGGGGGTGAAAAATTATGCTTAGATCAGCTTTGGTTTCGTCAGAGCTTCGAGGTCCCGACGTCTGTGTCACAGTTTTCCGGCCTTAATCCACAACAATCCCCTTTCTCTCTTCTATGTTCAGAGGAGGAGGAAACATGTTTTGCCCCGAGCAAGGTGACTGCTACAACTTCTCCTTTGCCAAACAATCCTTGGGCCAACTCAGTTGTAACTGAATTTCCCAAGCTCGGCGAGAGGAATGTTGAGCCAAGCCAAGCAATAGCGAAGGAGGCATCCGAATCAAGTACATCCTCAGGGAGTGACAACAATTTAGAGAATAGGCTGCATGAAGACGCCAATGAACATGAGATAGGTAATGGGTCTAGCCCAAATAACCCTAATGGAAGTACTGGTTTTGTAGCAGGGAGTAGTGATGACAATGGGGACCATGATGGGTTTGAGCTTGTTAGCTTACTCATAGCCTGTATCAACGCAATAGACTTGAAGAACATCGAAGGAGTTAATCATTTTATAGCTAAGTTAGGGGAACTAGCTTCTCCACGAGGATCTTCTTTAAGTCGTCTCACAGCTTATTTTACCGAGGCCTTGGCCTTGCGAGTTGCAAGGGTTTGGCCTCATATCTTTTACATTAATACACTGTGTGAGCTTAATTCGGCCGAGGAGGAAAGTGGCACTGCACTAAGGCTTTTGAACCAGATTAGCCCGATTCCACAGTTCATTCATTTCACAGCGAATGAGGTTCTGCTTAGAGGGTTTGAAGGGAAGGACAGGGTTCATATAATAGATTTTGACATTAAACAAGGACTTCAGTGGCCTAGCTTCTTTCAGAGCTTGGCCTATCGGAATAACCCCCCAAGTCATGTTAGGATCACCGGCATTGGTGAATCCAAGCAAGATCTTATCGAAACAGGTGAGAGGCTAGCTGGATTTGCCAGAGCATTAAACCTACAGTTCGAGTTCCATCCAGTTGTTGACAGATTAGAAGATGTCAGATTGTGGATGCTCCATGTCAAGGAAGGAGAATGTGTGGCTGTAAATTGTATATTCCAACTGCACAAGATGCTCTATGATGGCAGCGGAGGGATACTTATGGATTTCATGGGATTACTTCGCAGCACTAACCCCACAGTCGTTGTCATGGCTGAACAAGAAGCAGACCACAATTGCCACAGATTAGAATCCAGATTTTACAACTCACTGAAATATTACGGTGCCATTTTTGACTCTCTTGACCTTTGCCTTCCACAAGACAGCTTGGCCAGGATCAAAATCGAGGAGATGTTTGCACGCGaaatcaaaaacattatttCTTGTGAAGGCCGCGACAGATTGGAGAGGCATGAAAATTTTGGGAAGTGGAGGAAGTTGATGGAGACGGGAGGGTTTCGTAACATAGGAATCACTGATAGAGAATTTCTTCAGAGTCGAATGCTGCTGAAAATGTACTCTTTTGATAATTTTAGAGTGGAAAAGCAGCAAGGCCATCTTGATGGCTGTAGTGCACTTACTCTAAACTGGTCTGATCAACCCCTTTACACAGTTTCAGCATGGGCGCCTCTTGATATTGCAGGAAGCTCCGCATCTCACTCACAACCAAGTTAA